TGGGTATTAGATGGATGCTTTATGTGAGTATTTTGACATTGCAAAGAGATTGGGTAACTGGTTGATAGATGCTATATATGTGCAAGAGCAAGGATTCATATTTCTGTAGCAACAAAATATGAATCCTTGCTCTTGCATTTTCTGTTTCTTAGGGACTcgctaaattttttttagcttTTGATACTTCCAACAGTTTCTGTTTATATGTTTGAGCTGTGCCCCTTTAGTGTCTTTAAATAAATCTTACAACTTACCATAAAAGGTGACTTTTGTATTTTACTCTGTTGTTATTTCTATTTGTTTCCCCACTCTTTTGAGTGTGTTTCATTTGGTGCTGTTCTCAAGAAAACACCTCACCGTGCAAGTTTTATGGCTAAAGTAAAAAAGCTGTGGCATCAAAGTGTGCATCATTTGGAAACAATTCATGTAACTTACTGGGTAAGAATCTGGAGACAGAAGTTAAAGTGATTAAGgctaattaaattttatagaaaagTTCTCTGGGGCCACTGCCCAAATACACATTAAGTCTATAATTTAAAGATACAGAGAAACAATAGAGTCTGGAAAAGAATTTAATGATATGGGATAGAGGCTAGTAATcgacatgaataataaatgtGTACTTggttcctttttgttttgataCATCTAGTGTGGATTGGGATCGAATATGGTGTAAGAGATGGAATGTCACAAATGGTGGAATATTGTACCTGAGCTTAGATTTGTATATTTTGCTTATTAATATTCTCATTGGTACCAGTGGATCAATTAAAGAGATTAAGGTGGAAGTTCCTGTTCAGTTGGATGATAGATTTAGCTATAGCCTGATGAACTGGAATGCTGTTCCTCCCTGTTGTAGGATGTAAATATGAGGGTCGATGCATTAGCAGTTAAGCCCTTTCAGAGATTTGTAACAAGAATGTTATTTCAAGATTGGCAATGGAGGTCAAGTTTGGGAAGGGAAGGAAGGAAGGGCAGCTTTGACCATTTGACTGCAGTTTTtatgaggaggaagaagaagaagaagaagaatttgtGCACATAACAGGCTATTTTACTGCATCCTAAGGGGGAATTATTATGGGATTGGTTTTTGTTAAACTTAACACACtaacaacaataataagaagaagaagaaaaatggtgGGCATCTTTTGTAAGTTTTATTTCTTATAAGAAAAATGGTGGTCTTATATTTACTCTTAGTATTAGTGGTGGACATATGATAACTTAACAGTGGGGCGACCTGTTATGTTTTCTAAGACCCAAAAAGATTTTTTGATTAAGATACCAAAAGCCTTGAGTTTGCGCATTCGTGCACACGTGTGAGAACTGCAGAGCACACGTGTTTTacaaattttcttaatttatagCCTGACCTTTAGCTGAAGTAGGCATATAGTTGCTACTTTCCGTTTGACATGTGACATAGATTTCTCATATTAAGGAACTCaaatgcttttgttttgtgatgTACATAGTTAGCTGAGAATGCCCCTTCCACAAATTCAGAAGACAAATTCACAGAGGGAAAAGCACATAGAAGAGATGTTTCAGGAGTATCAACTACTAGGGTAGTGGAATTGCACGCATTTGAAGGTTCTCCTGATGGGTATGCTAGTTTTTCTCTCGTTTGCACTTCTAATATGAATaatcttcatcttgttgttctgttTTTGAAGTTCTGTTTCCTTTAAGAAGTTGATTCTGTTTTATTGGAAAATGAAAGGCAGATAGAAATCACTAGAGGAGTTAAATATGCAGCTGCTGTCTGTACACTGTAGGTGTACCCGCACTTCTTAAGTGTCCCCAAAGGATATTTCCCAAGGATATCATGAGTTTATCTATCGTACCAAGTTGGTTCTTGGTAATGGTGAAAGGATTACTTTTTGGGAAGAGCCTTGTTTAATGCTTTGTTTTCCTGGACTTTACTGTTTGTCTAATTTTGATAGGTTTCACCAAACAGTATAGTATAGCTGGCACTTGCTGTCTTAAGccttaaaattttctttttcctaaaTCTTTTCTTGTTATCAGAATTTCTTTAATCATAAGCAACACCAACCTTCTGCTATCCTCCGTCATCACATTTCACATTTCTATTCTCTgtctttatcattttttttttttcaaaataaaagaagcgTTATGAAATGGGTCCTAAAATCTCTACATAGAAATTACTGAGATAGGTTTATCTGGTTGTCCATTCCTTACAATAGTTCTTTCCAATACACAGGGAGTACAGATCTGCAGCGGTTCTTCAACTGTCTTCTAGTGCTGCTGTATTACCTCATCTCCCAAAGTTATCTTCtgaatttttaaatgtaatatttttatatatgtacacacacacacacacacacataagCCTTGAGTTTGCGTAGTCATGTACACACGCAAGAGCTCTGCATGCACACAAGTTTTACATGTTTTCTTAATTTATGGCCTGATCATGAGTTCAAGTTGGCAGCTCACTCAGTAGGCATATAGTTGGTTTTTTCAGTTTGACGTGTGACACAGTTCTGTCATATTAAGGACCTCAaaagcttttgtttgttttgtacaTAGTTAGCTGAGAATCCCCCTTCCAGAAATGTAGAAGATGAATTCACAAAGGGTAAATCACAAAGAGGAGATGTTTCAGGAGTATCAACTCCTAGGAAAGTGGAAGTACATACAGTTCAAGGAACTTCTGATGGGTATGCTAGTTTTTCTCCTCATTACATCTCTAATAAAAATAGTCTTCATATATTTATTCTGTTTTTTATGTCTGTTTCTTCGAAAACATTTATTCTGTTTTATTGGAAAGTGAAGGGATGATAGAAATCACTAGCAGatattaaacaaacaaaaaaacatggtGCTGCTGTCTGTATGCTATTTGTGTACCTGCACTTCCCAAGGATATCATGAGTTGATCTATCATACCAAGTCAGTTCTTGGTAATGGTATTAAATTTTGGGAAGAACCTGCAATGATAAGTCTTTTTATGATTTGTTTTCATAGACTTTATTGTGTGTCTAATGCTGAGGGTTTTCTCCAATAAAGCGCAAGAGGAGAGCTGACACACACTTTCTTAAACACATGGAAGATAATGATTGTATTTCTGGTCGAATTCTGAACTCGGATGGGTTGAGTTGTTTTCAGAGGGGGAGAAGTGATGCAATATCTATTGCTTGGTTAGAAAAGAATTATCCTATTTGGAATCTCAGACTATTCACGTTGACCCAAATCTTACAATAAGGCCTTAAAACTTTCTTGTTACTAAATCTTACATGTAATGTAAGTGCTACATCTTTTCCTGTTCCCAGAATTTCTTTTAGCTAAACTCCACCATAATCGTAAGCAACTCCTACCTGGCGCTGTCCTCCGTGTTTACATCTTATAtctctattttttcttcaaagaacaaaaagcaaaaaaagaaaggattgTTCCTAAACGGATCCTAAGATCTTGTCCATTTGCAACAGGGAGGACATATCTGCAGCGGTTCTTCAACTATTTTCTAGCGCTGCCTTATTACCGCATCCCTCAAAGGTATCTTCTTGACTTTTAAATGTAATGTCTTTATTGGACATACTTTTTATAACTTTTGGGCAATTTAGAATGGTACGTAATGATGACAACTTAGAGTTGTATTCAATATGTTCTCCttttacaaaaactaaacttTCAGTTTGGTCTCACTTTTGTTTCATGAATTCCCACTGTCGTTAATATAATTCCTTGTCCTTTTAAAGTTCTTTTGTTGCCCAATATGAAGGAAAAACATAGCAACTATTAAGCTAAAATTCGTAGTTGAAATACAAACATTTATCCTGTTGAACTTCCAAATATCATTTTATGGTTATGGACCATGTTTTATTCATGCATAGAATGGTAAGTAATGCTGACAAATGAGTTGATGTTGTATTCAATATGTTCTGTTTTTACAAAAGTTTCAGTGTTTCACAGAgtggtcaaaagaaaaacaatgttTCACAGTTATTAAAGCAACAATCAACCCCACCTATGGACCACATGCATCCTTAAAGAAAAGAATCTACGTTGTCAACTTTGTCAAATGACCACTCATTCTCTCATACTAGTGCCACTTCCCCCTTTTGATATCCATAATATATGATAGTTTCTTTAAGCATCAAGAAACTCTAATACATGGCACAAGTTGAGAATGCAGGACTTTTACCCTTTGACCCATTTTGACTAAGGTGAGTGGTAACTCTTGGTCAACCACTTTAACCATCCACATAGAGTTAATTTTAGTCTTATTATTAACTTCTTCGAATCTAGTTTTTGTCCAATGGCATAATCTAATTAATCATTGACATCATGAGGACGGATAACACTAACTTGCTGTGCATGTAAAATATGCATATTCATGTCTTATGTGAGATTTGGAGTGGACGTTATAATTAATATGGCATCTACAAATGCATTTAATTGTACGTAGGTAGACACACACTTACAACGACAGGTGCACAGACACAGTGAAGTTCGATGGTTGGTTGGCTTGAAGTAAATTTTGTCTACACACAAACATACACATGCACACCTGCATGCACACGTGCAATACTTACTTGACCCTTGGCTTGAATTTAGTACAAGTGTAAgtaattcaagaattaataaaTGCCAGGCATTGACAGGTGGGGAGGATGCTTACTTTGTTGCTTGCCAAAACTGGCTAGGTGTGGCTGATGGAGTTGGTCAGTGGTCACTAGAAGGTATCGTGgcggaattttttatttgttatttcaTAATAAGTCAAAGtctgttcttctttttttatttatttataattttgttccCTTGTATTTACTCGTAAAGAAGAGGTCTATTTTCTTGCAGATTAGCAATGTACTAAAATTTGAATGATTAAGTCTATTTTGCTCTTGCTTGAATCAGGGGTTAATCCTGGACTATATGCTCAGGAACTCATGGAGACTTGTGAAAGGTTCGTATCTGATTGCAAAGGTATACCATTGACCGAACCGGAAGAAGTCCTTATTAGAGCTgctgcaaaaacaaaagcaccTGGACTATCTACTGTTTTGGTCGCTTATTTTGATGGTCAGGTATGGACCTTTCctgaaaatgattatttctGGGTCTACTATAAAGAAAGTACCCAAAAGAGGAACTAAAGTGGAGAACCACGCAAATCCTAAATGGATGTGCTAAATTTCAGTAATTGGAAATAATTTTCCAATACTTTAAGCAAGTGCTGTTTTACTTTTATACATGCCCAGGGCTACAAAGGTTacagatttttattttgtgttatGTATTAAAAATGTCATGCACTTTTCCTTTaggtatatattttttattttattttacgcCAAGTTATTCTATTGTTCCTAAAATATTTCCAAATGTATATGAAAGATTTCAGTTTGTGGGCATGCCTGTACTTCTCTTGATAAGAAATTGTTTTCGTTTCATTGCATTTTTAGGGTGGTTTTTTTCTCAACCATGGTTTGGTTCTTGTATACTTCCCGTAAGCTGTAATGCTTGAAACACTTTATTTTTGAGGCTGCATATTATGctttaacatttttattttgcagGCTCTCCATGTGGCCAACATTGGCAACTCGGGATTTATTGTAATTAGAAATGGTGCTGTCTTTAAAAGATCATCACGAATGGTTCACGAGTTCAATTTTCCAATACAGATTGAAAGAGGTGATGATCCCTCAAAACTTATAGAGGTACGTTGTATTAAAATCATTACATGCCCAACCAACTTTCCAAAATGTTAGCTTCTGCTCAATCACAAGAActaattttgaactttttacCTCCTTTGTCCTGAAAAGATGGTGAGAAAAATTTATAGTTTACCAACTCTTCTTGCAACTTGCGTGTCTTACATCTTGAGAGAGATCATGCTAACAAAATAATCTGTTCTCAGAGATACCGAATAGATTTGGATGATGGAGATGTGATTGTCACTGCAACAGATGGCCTCTTTGACAACTTGTATGAGCAAGAGATCATCTCAATTGTATCGAAGTCTATGCAAACCACGTTGAAACTTGAGGTGCAAATAGTCTCAACTGCTTCttatctattattttataagcTTCTTTGAAAATgtaaatgaaagaaaagaactaCCATGCATTTTCTTAAAGCCTTAAAGGGGCCATAGACATTGTAGAAAGGGCATTTGGGGAAACCATATGGCTTGATAGTGGTGGTGCcagttcttttgttttaatggCTTTCATACTTAATACTTCTGATTTTATCAGAAAGATACGATTGCAATGCACTCCTTGTCTACCAAACAATCCGGGCAAGTCAAACAGAGTACtctttaaaatgaaaacaagtaTAATCTATGTAATTGCAAAATTATAGAATTGACGATAACAACTCCAGCTTGAGCTATAAAAACCATGCATGCTAGCAGAATAGGTATCCTTATTGTAGCGGTTTTTGTGTGCATTTTATGTTGGTTGTTTACGTTATGCATCTCTTTCAGGATATAACAAAGTTCTTGGCAACTAGTGCACAAGAAGTGGGGCAATCTACATCTAGAAGGAGCCCATTTGCAGATGCAGCCGAGGCATCTGGGTATGTGGGATATAGTGGAGGCAAGCTTGATGATGTGACCGTTATCCTGTCATATGTACAAAAGAAATCCAGTGCCTTACAGTAAGTATacaatgtatatatttttttctatcaTTTGGTTCAATTGAGGAGGAGTACGAGAAGggaaagataaaaagaaattccagTTACTTGTAATTTGGTTGAGTGTGAAGACCTACCCCGTCAATTGTTAATGATGTTAGCAAAGTCTTCCTCTTGTAGCTGCTCCTTTTAGAACCTGTCTAGTTAGGCCGtagattcaaattttatttggcAGCTGTATTGTGTTGAAGGCACCAAGGAACTTGCCCAAGCAGGCCATTATTAAATGAGCTATGATGTTTACATAACTGTAGCTATGAATCTATGATGATGTGTTCTCTTCTATCGGACTGCCAGGCTAAAGCAATTGTCAGGTGAAAGTTCTGGTCTTAGATTGTGCCAGTAGGTAGCTAATACGGAAGCTTTTGAATTTctatttgaaatgaaaatctAATGCAGAATATGATTGTGGCTTGTTTGCATATAAAGTGGAGTTGGAATGTATTTTCATGCATTTGATTATTGAAATTACACAAATCTCAACCTTATACGTATTGAGGAATGCCCACATTGGTCCTATACACTATTGAATTGCAAGTTTTCGGTTTCTTAATTGTAGATGATATGCTTTATGCTTGTGTGCTAACGAAGAAGGGCCTCAGTTAGATCAGTCTGTCTTTGTTTAGGCATCATGAACTGGTAAATCTTCTGCAACCTGGACTAACTAAAAGTAAATATGCCGGGTCATTTTTAAGGATAATTGGCTCGAGTCGAGAGTGCTGTTTGGCCTTTGGTTAGTAAGTGGTTGGATATTGTCGAGACAGTGGGCCCGCCCACTTGAACCCTAGTTCAAACCTCCTCGAGGACATTGGAATAGTTTATAACATCGTCATTatcaagaacaagaacaataAAGCTTGTGAGAGGAGTTTCGACTGGAACGGTCTGAGATATGGTTTGGCGGGAAGAGCGGATGGTATTATTTA
The window above is part of the Prunus dulcis chromosome 1, ALMONDv2, whole genome shotgun sequence genome. Proteins encoded here:
- the LOC117615721 gene encoding probable protein phosphatase 2C 62 isoform X2; this encodes MADPFLCLVRSRCLSFSAFSPAPFPSPNPFLHEKLGRIHTPIAGFPKPRPTLVPHSSSQLHLISTSEWFDGSVVFCFGDESEKAVAVPTETEIGKEDCECQVVTETNNTNSLHVQNSELSEEFLGNNVHESENEPEIRAFPASSCAAKENAVVYTDPNAVSATSTNNNVTGGEETGHAATTTAADETEEGSKVLAENAPSTNSEDKFTEGKAHRRDVSGVSTTRVVELHAFEGSPDGEYRSAAVLQLSSSAAVLPHLPKLAENPPSRNVEDEFTKGKSQRGDVSGVSTPRKVEVHTVQGTSDGEDISAAVLQLFSSAALLPHPSKALTGGEDAYFVACQNWLGVADGVGQWSLEGVNPGLYAQELMETCERFVSDCKGIPLTEPEEVLIRAAAKTKAPGLSTVLVAYFDGQALHVANIGNSGFIVIRNGAVFKRSSRMVHEFNFPIQIERGDDPSKLIERYRIDLDDGDVIVTATDGLFDNLYEQEIISIVSKSMQTTLKLEDITKFLATSAQEVGQSTSRRSPFADAAEASGYVGYSGGKLDDVTVILSYVQKKSSALQ
- the LOC117615721 gene encoding probable protein phosphatase 2C 62 isoform X4 produces the protein MADPFLCLVRSRCLSFSAFSPAPFPSPNPFLHEKLGRIHTPIAGFPKPRPTLVPHSSSQLHLISTSEWFDGSVVFCFGDESEKAVAVPTETEIGKEDCECQVVTETNNTNSLHVQNSELSEEFLGNNVHESENEPEIRAFPASSCAAKENAVVYTDPNAVSATSTNNNVTGGEETGHAATTTAADETEEGSKVLAENAPSTNSEDKFTEGKAHRRDVSGVSTTRVVELHAFEGSPDGEYRSAAVLQLSSSAAVLPHLPKLAENPPSRNVEDEFTKGKSQRGDVSGVSTPRKVEVHTVQGTSDGEDISAAVLQLFSSAALLPHPSKALTGGEDAYFVACQNWLGVADGVGQWSLEGVNPGLYAQELMETCERFVSDCKGIPLTEPEEVLIRAAAKTKAPGLSTVLVAYFDGQALHVANIGNSGFIVIRNGAVFKRSSRMVHEFNFPIQIEREIPNRFG
- the LOC117615721 gene encoding probable protein phosphatase 2C 62 isoform X3, which produces MADPFLCLVRSRCLSFSAFSPAPFPSPNPFLHEKLGRIHTPIAGFPKPRPTLVPHSSSQLHLISTSEWFDGSVVFCFGDESEKAVAVPTETEIGKEDCECQVVTETNNTNSLHVQNSELSEEFLGNNVHESENEPEIRAFPASSCAAKENAVVYTDPNAVSATSTNNNVTGGEETGHAATTTAADETEEGSKVLAENAPSTNSEDKFTEGKAHRRDVSGVSTTRVVELHAFEGSPDGEYRSAAVLQLSSSAAVLPHLPKLAENPPSRNVEDEFTKGKSQRGDVSGVSTPRKVEVHTVQGTSDGEDISAAVLQLFSSAALLPHPSKALTGGEDAYFVACQNWLGVADGVGQWSLEGVNPGLYAQELMETCERFVSDCKGIPLTEPEEVLIRAAAKTKAPGLSTVLVAYFDGQALHVANIGNSGFIVIRNGAVFKRSSRMVHEFNFPIQIERGDDPSKLIEKR
- the LOC117615721 gene encoding probable protein phosphatase 2C 62 isoform X1; translated protein: MADPFLCLVRSRCLSFSAFSPAPFPSPNPFLHEKLGRIHTPIAGFPKPRPTLVPHSSSQLHLISTSEWFDGSVVFCFGDESEKAVAVPTETEIGKEDCECQVVTETNNTNSLHVQNSELSEEFLGNNVHESENEPEIRAFPASSCAAKENAVVYTDPNAVSATSTNNNVTGGEETGHAATTTAADETEEGSKVLAENAPSTNSEDKFTEGKAHRRDVSGVSTTRVVELHAFEGSPDGEYRSAAVLQLSSSAAVLPHLPKLAENPPSRNVEDEFTKGKSQRGDVSGVSTPRKVEVHTVQGTSDGEDISAAVLQLFSSAALLPHPSKALTGGEDAYFVACQNWLGVADGVGQWSLEGVNPGLYAQELMETCERFVSDCKGIPLTEPEEVLIRAAAKTKAPGLSTVLVAYFDGQALHVANIGNSGFIVIRNGAVFKRSSRMVHEFNFPIQIERGDDPSKLIEMRYRIDLDDGDVIVTATDGLFDNLYEQEIISIVSKSMQTTLKLEDITKFLATSAQEVGQSTSRRSPFADAAEASGYVGYSGGKLDDVTVILSYVQKKSSALQ